Within Winogradskyella helgolandensis, the genomic segment ATGATCTTTTTTAGACGCATAAGGATCTTGATTTGTAGTCCGTCTGTGATTGGAGGTTTTAGTCACTTTCCAATCCCAATTATCAATATTCTCTTCGTATAATTCTTGGTAATTAACCCAATCTTTAAAAGGTAAATCTTTCATCCACCAATGCTCCAAACCACAATGATTAGCGACTTGATCCATGATGAGTTTCATATCTCGCGATCTTAAATCATCAGCTAATTTTCGGTATTCATCTAAGGTCCCAAACCGAGGATCTACGTTATAGAAATCCGTCATCGCATAACCATGATATGAGCCACTTGGCATATCGTTAATTACAACTGGACAAGGCCAAACCGCTGTAAAGCCTAAATCATCAATATAATCTAAGTGATTAGTGATGCCTTGAATATCTCCACCATGTCTAGCATAATCGTTCGTTCTATCGATACCTTGTTGAAGTAATCCTTCGACGCTATCATTTTGAGGATTGGCATTCGCAAAACGATCTGGTGTGATTAAATAAATGGCATCTGAACTATTGAACCCAATGAAATCCTCAGCTGATTTTTCGCGTGATTTTAGTTCGTAAGTTTGAATTAATTCTGAACCGTCTTCGCGCTGAAATGTAATATTAAATTGTCCTGCTTTTGCGGTTTCCGAAATCTCTAAATCTAGGAAAAGATAATTTGGACTGTCTGCTTGATGAACTTTAGTTATAGAAACACCTTGATAAGACATTTTAGGTGTCGCATTTCCAATATTTGGATGCTTTACCAATAATTGTAAGTCTTGATTTTTGAAGCCAATCCACCAATTTGGCGGTTCAACACGTTGAATGTCGTTTCTAATTTCTGTGATGGTTTCGAAAACGACTTTCTCTTCTGAAGTCGTTTTTTTGCATGAAAACACAGTTGTAACGAGCAAAACTATTAGGATTTGTTTTAGTGCTTTCATTTTATTTATACTATTATTACTTTACATCAAAGGTTTTTGAAACGTTGGTATTTGGAAGAGTATTTTCGTTTTTATTATGTCTTACACCCCTAAAGTCCCCTCAAGGGGACAATCCTTTGATTCAACTGAGTGGAATGTCCACCTTGAGCGGACTTTAGGGGTGTTTTTATTAAAATTTAATCAAACCGTTACTAAATTATTAGCACTAATAGTAACTGCTTTTCCATTAACCAAAATATCTAAATCAGCATCTCCTTCCAATTCAAATTGTGTTTCATTCTGACTAACACTTACTGTGATAATTTGATGTCTAAAATTCACCTTAAATGAATAGCATTCCCATTGTGCTGGAATCTTAGGCTCAAAAGATAAGGTGTCATTTTTAATACGCATACCTCCGAAACCTTCAACAATACTCATCCAAGTACCAGCCATTGAGGTGATGTGTAAACCTTCATGAACTTCGTGATTATAATCATCTAAATCTAAACGTGATGTTCTTAAATAAAAGGTGTACGCTTGATCCATTCGGTCTAACTTCGCTGCCTGAATACTATGTACACAAGGTGACAATGAACTTTCGTGAACTGTGAATGGCTCATAAAAATCGAAATGACGTTCTAATTCTTCGGTTGTAAATTGATCTTCAAAGAAATACATGCCTTGAAGTAAATCGGCTTGCTTAATATAAGGTGAACGTAAAATTCTGTCCCAAGACCATTTTTGATTAATTGGGCGTTGTGATTTATCTAAATCGGCAACTGTAATTAATTCTTTATCTAAGAAACCATCTTGTTGAAGATATACATTATGTTCTTCTGAGTACGGGAAATACATATTATCAGCTACCTCTTTCCAAAGTGCTAACTCTTCATGTGTAATTTTTGTTTTACCTGAAATTCTCGCATAATCATCACTATGACCTTCTTTTACTTTTTCAATAGTTTCCAGCGTATAATCAATACACCATTTGGCGATATAGTTAGTGTACCAATTATTGTTGATGTTGTTTTCATATTCATTAGGTCCGGTAACACCAAGAATCATGTATTTATTCTTATTGGTAGAGAAATTTGCTCTTTGATGCCAAAAACGTGAAATTCCGATTAAAACTTCAAGTCCCATTTCTGGAATATAACTAAAGTCACCTGTGTATCTGTAATAGTTGAAAATGGCAAATGCTATGGCACCATTTCTATGGATTTCTTCAAACGTAATTTCCCATTCGTTATGGCATTCTTCACCATTCATAGTCACCATTGGATATAATGCTGCTCCATTGGTAAAGCCTAATTTCTCAGCATTTTCAATCGCTTTTGGTAAATGATTATATCGGTATGCCAATAATTTTCTAGCTACACTTTGGTCTTTTGTAGCCATGTAAAATGGAATACAATAGGCTTCCGTATCCCAATACGTACTTCCTCCGTATTTTTCTCCAGTAAATCCTTTTGGACCGATGTTCAACGTTTCATCAGTACCTAAATACGTTTGGTTCAGATGGAAAATATTAAAACGTATACCTTGTTGCGCTTTGACATCTCCTTCGATAGTAATATCTGCCATGTCCCAAATTTGAGCCCAAGCTTGCTTTTGATCGTCTAATAACTTTGAAAAGCCAGCTGTTTTCGCTTTATCTAAGGTCGTTTTTGCAGCGGACACTAATTCATTTTTATCGTGATCGCGATCTACAGTGTAACCACCAAATTTGTGAATGGTATAGGTTTCATTTTGCTTTACGTTAAACGAATATTTAAAAGACGCTAAATTGGCATCTGAAGTAAAATCTGGTTCTATTAAAACCGATTTCCCGTCAATAAAAACCTCAGATTCCATAAACGTACAAGTATAAAAATCTGTTTTCATGGTTTTAGCCTGAATAAAGGCTTGATGATTCTCATGACTGACTTTTAAAGTATCCCAAAACTTATCGTCCCAATTGGTATCTTCATTGGTAATACCTGAATCTAAATACGGTTCGAAAGTAATTTCGGCATCCGAATTTAAAGGCGTAATATTAAATTCAATCGCACCAACTTCATCCAAATCTAAACTTAAAAAACGTTTTGTTTTAACCTCAACGTCAATATCATTTTGAAGTGTTGCAACGAAACTTCGCGACAACCAACCTTCTTTCATGTTTAATTCTCTACGGAAGTCCTTCACATTTTTACAAGCAAATAAATCGAGTTGCTCGTTATTGATAGTGACGTTTATACCTATCCAACTGGGCGCGTTTAATACTTTAGCAAAATATTCTGGATACCCATTTTTCCACCAACCTACTCTTGTTTTATCTGGATAATAAACTCCAGCAATGTAGCTTCCTTGAAATGTTGGGCCTGAATATTTTTCTTCAAAATTAGCGCGTTGTCCCATCGCTCCATTTCCGATGCTGAATAAACTTTCTGATGCCTTAACCTGACTTGGGTCAAATCCTTCTTCTATAATTGACCAATTGTTTGGGATGATGTAATCTAGGTTCATGATAATGTTATTTAAAAATCTCAATACGAGACGTTTTACTTCTGTTTAGTTTTCGATTAAAGATTTTATAAAATCATCAGAGATTTCTGTAAAATCATTAAATACATATGTTGCATGTCCTAAAACATCTTTACTTCCTATACCTATTGAAATCATATTTGCTGTATTAGCCGCAGTAACTCCTGCGACTGAATCTTCAAAAACGATACAATCTTCTGGCTCTATATTTATTTCTTTTGCTGCAATAAGAAATACCTCTGGATCTGGCTTTGCTTTTGTAACATCGTTACCATCTACAATAGCATCAAAATCTGCCATGAGATTCACACGTTCTAAAATTGTACGTGCATTTTTACTTGCAGAACCTAAAGAAATCGGTTGCTCCATATCTTTTAAAAGATTCAAAACTCGAGGAACATCTGGTAAGATTTCGTTTTCGTTCATTTCAGCAATAAAGCTCAAGTACTCTTCGTTCTTTTTACCCATGAGTTCATTGAACAAATCTTGAGAAATCGTTTTATTTCCCCACGCCAATATTTTTTCTAAAGAGCGCACGCGGCTTACTCCTTTTAATTGTTCGTTTTCTTCTTCTGTAAAATCAATATCTAAACCTTTAGCCAGTCTCTGCCATGCTAAAAAGTGATATTTTGCAGTGTCTACGATAACACCATCAAGATCGAATATGAATCCTTTTTTGTTCATTTATTTATTTTTGAATAACGTCATCAACGTCTTTAACTTTTGATACTAATGCCGCTGCAATTAAAAAACTAAGACCGCTCATCATTAAAGCAAATATGGCTTGATTTCCATAAGCATACTTAACCAGTGGTCCGCCAATTAAGGCATTGATTATTTGAGGAATTACAATGAAGAAATTAAAAATCCCCATATAAACACCCATCTTTTTAGGTGAAATAGAACCTGCTAAAATAGCATAAGGCATAGCAAGAATGCTTGCCCAAGCAATTCCGATACCTATCATTGAAACAATAAGCCAGTTTTTGTCTGGCATAATATAGATTGATAGTAATCCTAATCCACCAATCACTAATGAAATTGCATGCGTACGTTTCCTTCCAATCTTCTTAGCGATATAAGGAAGTGCAAATGCGTAAAATGCGGAAATAAGGTTATAAACACCAAAAAGAATACCAATCCAATCTCCAGCATCTTGATATGTAGAACTGCTGCTATCCGTATAAGGCAAACCATAAATATGTTGTGCTATTGCTGGTGTTGCAAAAACCCACATACCAAAAAGCCCAAACCAAGAAAAGAATTGCACCCAACTTAATTGACGCATAGTTGTTGGCATTTTTCTAAAATCATCGAAAATATCGAAAAGACTTGATTTTTTTTCATCACCTAATAATGAACTATCAGAACCTTCGTGTTGATCTTCAAAACTGTTTAGTTCTTCTGGGGAATACTCCTTAGTAGTTATTACTGTAACTAGAATAGAAATAATTAAGATAATTGCTCCTATTATAAAAGACAAAATTAAATTTGTTGGCACGACACCTGCAACCGTTTCGTTTGAAACGCCAAACCAATTGGTTAAAGCATAAGGCAACCACGAACCTATAACGGCTCCGAAACCTATTAAAGCCGTTTGAATACTAAAACCTGCTGTACGCTGATCTGTTCTTAAATTATCACCAACTAAAGCCCTAAAAGGCTCCATCGCAATATTAAAAGAAGCATCCATAATCATTAGCATTCCTGCTCCAACCCATAGTGCTGGTAAAAATGCAATAAACATGTCTGCTTGTGGCATAAGCACAAGACCTATAGAGGACAAAATAGCACCTACTAAAAAGTAAGGTTTTCTTCGTCCTAATTTCCCCCAAGTTCTATCGCTATAATATCCAACAATAGGTTGAACAATTAGACCCATTAAGGGTGCAATGATCCAAAACCATGATAGTTCGTGAACATCAGCTCCAAAAATTTGAAGAATTCTACTTGCGTTGGCATTTTGAAGGGCGAAACCCATCTGTATTCCTAGAAATCCAAAACTCATGTTCCAGATTTGCCAGAAACTCATTCTACGCTTTTCCATGAAATAGTATATTAGAGTTGATACTATTCTGACAAGCTTAGCTTATCAAAACTTATTTTCGTTGAGAAGTGAAAATATAAGTTTTGAATATGGTACAAAGATAAAAAAGATTTTAGAACAACAATGACAAATTTTTATTTGGTGGATTCTCGCTCTACTAAATCGGTTGCGATAACAACCGTTTGAAACTCTTCGTCTGCACTATTAAATTCGCTTTCTAATTTATCTATGAGTAGTTGAGCTGCCTTTTCTCCCATAAGCTGTGCATGTTGGCGTACAGTAGTAAGACTCGGCGTCGCATGTTTAGAAAGCACTCCGTCTGTAAATCCAATGACCTGTACATCGTTAGGTACATTTAATCCTAATTTCCTAACGACTTTCATGGCTGTTATGGCATACAATTCATTGACTGCAAAAACACCATCTATTTTTTCATTCGATTTAAAAAGTTGCTCGATCTCAGCCTCTAAAGCTTCTAAATGAACTTCATAATCTAAAGCGTCATCTACTTTTAATATTAATTTTGCTTCTGCAGTGATATTGTTTTCTTGTAGAGCTTCAAGATAACCTTGTGTTCTCAACTTACCAACACTAACATAATCTTGGGTACTTATTAAAGCAATAGACTTACACTGGTTTGCTATTAATTTTTCGACTGCATTTTTAGCACCATTAAAATCATCGACAATTACTTTATCGCATTTTATTTCAGACACTACCCTATCGAACATTACAATTGGCATCCCTTGGCTCATCGTTTCATTGAAATGATGATAATCTTGCTGTAATAGAGTTTCTTTAGACATGGAAAGAATAAAACCATCGATACTACCATTAGCTAGCATTTCCATATTTATAACCTCTTTAGAAAACGACTCGTTAGACAAACCAATAATCACATTATAACCTCTCTTATTAGCCTCTAACTCCGCACCTCTAATCACTTCAGAAAAAAAGTGGTGTACAATTTCCGGAATAATAATTCCTATTGTATTTGTTCTTCTATTCTTAAGACTTAACGCTATATTATTAGGCCTATAGTTATAAAGCTTAGCAAAAGCCTGAATCTTCTGCTTCGTATCATCGCTAATCTCTGCACTATTTCGTAATGCTTTAGAAACTGTAGAAATAGATACATCGAGCTCTCTAGCGATTTGTTTTAGGGTAATTTTTCTCTTCATAATAGATTCTAAATGTAGGACGAATATAAGTCAAAAAATAGATTCATAATTTCTAACTTCATAATTTTCGCGTAGCATTATTGAAAAAAGCGTAATTTTTCATTATTTTAATGATAATGTTACGGTTTCTCAAAAAGTTCTTAACACGAAAACGTTTTCGTGACTTTCGTCATGTTATTTTAATGTTAAATCACGCTAAATTTACATAGATTTATCCCGAGAAGTGAAAATATAAATCAAATAACTAAGCAATTAATTTAAAAACATTTTATGAAAACAGTTTTAAATGCTTTACTATTCTGTCTCATTATGCTGCCGGCAACTTTGCTGGCGCAATCTACCGTCACGGGTACTGTTACAGATAAAGCAAACGCCATGCCTCTACCAGGTGTAAATGTTATTATTAAAGGTACTGCCAGAGGAACCGCTACGGATTTCGATGGTAAGTATACCTTAGAAGTAAGTCAAGGTGAAATTATTGTAATCTCTTATCTTGGTTATACAACACAAGAAATTGAGTTTACAGGACAAGCAAGTATAGATATAGTTATTGAGGAGGATGCTTCTCAATTGGACGAGGTTATACTTATTGGTTATGGTACTACCACTAAAAAAGATGCCACAGGTTCTGTTGACGCTGTAACATCAAAGGATTTTACACGTGGAAACATTGTAACACCAGAAAACTTATTAAGTGGACGTGTTGCCGGTGTTACCGTCAATACTAGTGGTGCTCCAGGATCGGGCTCTGAAATTAAAATTAGAGGTGGTTCTTCTATTAACGCTTCTAATAATCCTTTAATTGTTATTGATGGATTACCAATCTCTAATGATAACGTCGGAGGTTCTAGAGGGGTTTTAGCGAGCATTAACCCTAACGATATTGACTCTTTTACCGTTTTAAAAGATGCTTCAGCAACTGCTATTTACGGTTCTAGAGCATCAAACGGTGTTATTATTATAGTCACTAAAAAAGGAAAATCAGAATTTAGTGTCGATTATGATGTTCAATATACTTTAGGTGATATAGACGAGCAAATTGAAGTGTTTTCTGCAGAGAAATACCGTGCGCTAGTAGCCGCTCAAAATTTACCAAATAATTTTATCTCTCAATTAGGAGATGCTAATACGAATTGGCAAGATGAAATTTTCAGAAAAACGGTATCAGTGAACCACAACATTACGTTAAGAGGTTCTTTATTTAAAACTATACCTGCACGTTTTTCTTTTGGTGTAACTGAACAAGAAGGTGCTTTATTAACTTCTGAATTTGATAGACGTAACCTGTCTTTATCTTTAAATCCAACCTTTTTAGATAACCACCTTAAGGTTAACTTAAATACGAACCTCTCTTATGAGGATAACAGATTTGCAGATTCAGGACAAATTGGTGCTGCACTTGGTTATGACCCAACACAACCGGTTTACGACCCAACATCACCTTTTGGAGGCTTTTACCAGCACCGAAATGGTAACACACTTTTATTAGGAGGTTCAAATCCAGTAGCTTCATTACTACAAACTAATAATATTGGTGATTCTGAACGTTTCTATGGTAATCTTAATTTCGATTATAAGTTCCATTTCTTACCAGAGATGAAGTTTGTATTGAACTTAGGTTATGATAAAACTGAAGGTATCTCTCGAAACAACTCAGTGTATGCAACAAATGATCCTATTAAAGGAAATAGTTCATTTAGTTACCAAGAAAGAACAAATCAATCTTTAGATGGGTTCTTAAACTATAAGAAAGACTTTGGTATAATAGGTACAGATTTAACCGCTGGTTATTCGTACCAAAAATTCACTAATGAAGGTTATTATACCGGAAATCAGATAGACCCAAATAGTTTTGGTGATACGTTTGCTGATCCGGATATTGTCTTAATTGGATTTTTTGGAAGAGCTAACTTTACAGTCGCTGAAAAATACTTAATGACATTGACTTATAGAAGAGATGGAACATCGCGTTTTAGTGAAGACAACAGATGGGGAGATTTCTACGCTGGTGCTTTAGCATGGAAAATAAGTGATGAAGATTTTCTTAAAGATTCTAAAACAATTTCTAGCTTAAAATTAAGAGCTGGTTATGGTATTACAGGGCAACAAGAAATTGGGGAACGCGATTTATATTTAAGCCGTTACCAAGCAGGACAGGATAACTCTCAGTACCAATTTGGAAATGGTGTTATATCGTCTTTAATTCCTTCTGAAATTAATCCTGATTTAAAATGGGAGGAAACAAAAACTTTAGAAATAGGTGTTGATTACGGCTTATTTGATGAGCGTATTACAGGTAGCTTAAACGTCTTCCAGAAAGATTCAGAAGACTTATTATTTAACGCTCCTGTGCCAGATGGAAGTAACTTCTCTAACAGTGTCGTTCAAAATATTGGAAATCTTAGAATTCAAGGTTTAGAATTTACAATTAATACAGATGTTATTAGAAAAGAAGATTTCAACTTAAATTTCAACTTTAACGCAACGCTCCTAGACAGAGAAATCACTGAATTAGCTTTTGGTCAAGATGTCACTACTGGAGGTATTGCAGGTGGAACCGGAAACTTTGTTCAATTATTTAGAGAAGGGGAATCACCAAACTCTTTCTACGTATTTAAACAACTAAGAGATACTGAAGGTAATTATATCGAAGGTGCTTATGTCGATTTAAATGGAGATAACATTATTAATGATGAAGATCGTTACCTTAAAGAAAACCCAGATGCCGATGTTATTTTAGGATTTCAAACGAATTTAGAATATAAAGGGTTTGATTTTTCATTTAACTTAAGAGCTAACATCGGAAATTACGTTTATAACAACGTAAATTCCGCACGTGCTCAATATGATTTATTACGTAGTAACGCTGTATTGGGTAACATACCAACATCTGTGTTAGACACTAATTTTCAAACCACATCTGATGTTATCATCTCTGATGTATATGTTGAAAATGCTTCATTCTTAAAAATGGATAACATTACTTTAGGGTATACGTTTAAAGACTTATCAAAATTTATATCGTCGATAAGACTTTGGGGAGGTATCCAAAATGTATTTACAATAACAGAATACAGTGGTTTAGACCCAGAAGTATTTAATGGCATTGATAATACAATTTATCCTAGACCAAGAAATATATTAATTGGTGCTAATTTCAAATTTTAACAACTATGAAAAGAATAATAAAAAATATTAGTGTCATTGCCGTATTAATGGTGTTTACATTGACGTCTTGTACAGAAGACTTAAATATTATACCAAATGACGACGACACTTTATTAGGCTCAGAACTTTACGAAGATGAAGCAGCCTACGAACGTGTAATTGCTGGTGTTTATGCTAATCTTGCTCTAACAGGAACAAGTGGCCCAGAATCTTCTAATATTGAAGGTATTGATGCAGGTACGAGTCAATTTGGTCGTGTATTACTATACCTACAGACTTTAACAGCAGATCAAATGATTTGGTCTTACGAAAATGATCCAGGAACTAGAGAGCTTCAACGTAATATTTGGACCGCTCAAAACCCTATGATTCTAGGAATGTACAGTAGAACACATCTAACTATTGCACTTGCAAATAACTTTTTAAGAGAAACAACTGCAGACAAGTTAGATTCTAGAGGAGTATCTGAAAGTACACGCGCAGATATAATTGAATACCGTGCAGAAGCAAGATTATTAAGAGCTTTATCTTACTATTATATGATGGACCTCTTTGGAAAAGCAAATTTTGGTACCGAAGCAAATGCTATAAATACTGTTTTACCAGTTGCCGAGCGCGCTGAACTTTTTGAATTTATTGAAAGTGAATTATTAGATATCGAATCGGATTTAGTAGATGCTGGTCAAAACCAATACGGAAGAGCTGACAAAGGAGTAGCTTATATGATTCTTGCAAAAATATATCTTAATGCAGAAGTTTATACAGGAACACCAAGATATACCGACTGTATGAATTACTGCCAACAATTATTAAGTTCTGGTTATGTCCTTGCAACTGAATATAAACATAATTTCCAAGCGGATAACAACTTAAATTCTGCAACTGGCGAAGTTATTTTCCCTATTATTTCTGATGGATCTACAACTCAAAACTACGGACCAACAACCGTTATGATTAATGGTTCAGTAGGAAGTCTTGAAGTTAATGGTGCAGAAGTTGGTGTATCAGAAGCTGCTTGGGGAGGAGCTATACGCGTTAGAAAAGAATTTGCTCAACTTTGGGAAGGTGGAAACTTTATCGATGATGATAGAAATACTATCATTTCTGCCGAGAGACCAATTGGTATTACAGATATATCAGATCCTAATCAAGGGTATATTATTCAAAAATTTTCTAATGTAAGCTCTGATGGAGTAGCTGGTGTAGATCAAACTTTTGTGGATACGGATTTTCCACTATTTAGATTAGCTGATGTCCATTTAATGTATGCTGAAGCTCATCTTCGTGGTGGAGGTGGAACTATCACTGAAGCTGTTAATTTGGTTAATGCATTAAGAACTCGTGCAAATAACCCTAATACAATTTCTACAGGTGATTTAACACTACCATTTATACTAGATGAAAGAGCTAGAGAATTACATTGGGAAGCACACAGAAGACAAGATTTAATTCGTTTTGGATTATTTACTGGTGGAAATTACAATTGGGCATGGAAAGGAAACGGAAGCAACGGTATCGCTATACCAGCACACTTAAACCTTTTTCCAATTCCTAGTTTAAGTATGTCATCTAACCCTAATCTTTCACAAAATCCTGGATACTAAAAAATAAAGCAATGAAAAAAATATTAAAATTTAAAGTTGTACTATTAACCGTGCTCTCTCTAGGATTCTTAATGAATTCTTGTGAAGATGACACCTCCGTATTTACAGCTACAGAAACAGACCCCATTACACTTGCTGAACTTCCTATTACAGTTATTGAGTTGGACGCTACCAATCCTGGTAATCCTGCACTAACCCTTAATTGGAATGAAGCTGATTATGGACAACAAGCATCCGAAAATTATGCTGTAATTTTTGCTGCTGATGAAGCGTTTACAAACCCTGTAATTGCTACAACTATCACAGGAACAA encodes:
- a CDS encoding glycoside hydrolase family 65 protein, which gives rise to MNLDYIIPNNWSIIEEGFDPSQVKASESLFSIGNGAMGQRANFEEKYSGPTFQGSYIAGVYYPDKTRVGWWKNGYPEYFAKVLNAPSWIGINVTINNEQLDLFACKNVKDFRRELNMKEGWLSRSFVATLQNDIDVEVKTKRFLSLDLDEVGAIEFNITPLNSDAEITFEPYLDSGITNEDTNWDDKFWDTLKVSHENHQAFIQAKTMKTDFYTCTFMESEVFIDGKSVLIEPDFTSDANLASFKYSFNVKQNETYTIHKFGGYTVDRDHDKNELVSAAKTTLDKAKTAGFSKLLDDQKQAWAQIWDMADITIEGDVKAQQGIRFNIFHLNQTYLGTDETLNIGPKGFTGEKYGGSTYWDTEAYCIPFYMATKDQSVARKLLAYRYNHLPKAIENAEKLGFTNGAALYPMVTMNGEECHNEWEITFEEIHRNGAIAFAIFNYYRYTGDFSYIPEMGLEVLIGISRFWHQRANFSTNKNKYMILGVTGPNEYENNINNNWYTNYIAKWCIDYTLETIEKVKEGHSDDYARISGKTKITHEELALWKEVADNMYFPYSEEHNVYLQQDGFLDKELITVADLDKSQRPINQKWSWDRILRSPYIKQADLLQGMYFFEDQFTTEELERHFDFYEPFTVHESSLSPCVHSIQAAKLDRMDQAYTFYLRTSRLDLDDYNHEVHEGLHITSMAGTWMSIVEGFGGMRIKNDTLSFEPKIPAQWECYSFKVNFRHQIITVSVSQNETQFELEGDADLDILVNGKAVTISANNLVTV
- the pgmB gene encoding beta-phosphoglucomutase, with the translated sequence MNKKGFIFDLDGVIVDTAKYHFLAWQRLAKGLDIDFTEEENEQLKGVSRVRSLEKILAWGNKTISQDLFNELMGKKNEEYLSFIAEMNENEILPDVPRVLNLLKDMEQPISLGSASKNARTILERVNLMADFDAIVDGNDVTKAKPDPEVFLIAAKEINIEPEDCIVFEDSVAGVTAANTANMISIGIGSKDVLGHATYVFNDFTEISDDFIKSLIEN
- a CDS encoding MFS transporter; amino-acid sequence: MEKRRMSFWQIWNMSFGFLGIQMGFALQNANASRILQIFGADVHELSWFWIIAPLMGLIVQPIVGYYSDRTWGKLGRRKPYFLVGAILSSIGLVLMPQADMFIAFLPALWVGAGMLMIMDASFNIAMEPFRALVGDNLRTDQRTAGFSIQTALIGFGAVIGSWLPYALTNWFGVSNETVAGVVPTNLILSFIIGAIILIISILVTVITTKEYSPEELNSFEDQHEGSDSSLLGDEKKSSLFDIFDDFRKMPTTMRQLSWVQFFSWFGLFGMWVFATPAIAQHIYGLPYTDSSSSTYQDAGDWIGILFGVYNLISAFYAFALPYIAKKIGRKRTHAISLVIGGLGLLSIYIMPDKNWLIVSMIGIGIAWASILAMPYAILAGSISPKKMGVYMGIFNFFIVIPQIINALIGGPLVKYAYGNQAIFALMMSGLSFLIAAALVSKVKDVDDVIQK
- a CDS encoding LacI family DNA-binding transcriptional regulator codes for the protein MKRKITLKQIARELDVSISTVSKALRNSAEISDDTKQKIQAFAKLYNYRPNNIALSLKNRRTNTIGIIIPEIVHHFFSEVIRGAELEANKRGYNVIIGLSNESFSKEVINMEMLANGSIDGFILSMSKETLLQQDYHHFNETMSQGMPIVMFDRVVSEIKCDKVIVDDFNGAKNAVEKLIANQCKSIALISTQDYVSVGKLRTQGYLEALQENNITAEAKLILKVDDALDYEVHLEALEAEIEQLFKSNEKIDGVFAVNELYAITAMKVVRKLGLNVPNDVQVIGFTDGVLSKHATPSLTTVRQHAQLMGEKAAQLLIDKLESEFNSADEEFQTVVIATDLVERESTK
- a CDS encoding SusC/RagA family TonB-linked outer membrane protein, translating into MKTVLNALLFCLIMLPATLLAQSTVTGTVTDKANAMPLPGVNVIIKGTARGTATDFDGKYTLEVSQGEIIVISYLGYTTQEIEFTGQASIDIVIEEDASQLDEVILIGYGTTTKKDATGSVDAVTSKDFTRGNIVTPENLLSGRVAGVTVNTSGAPGSGSEIKIRGGSSINASNNPLIVIDGLPISNDNVGGSRGVLASINPNDIDSFTVLKDASATAIYGSRASNGVIIIVTKKGKSEFSVDYDVQYTLGDIDEQIEVFSAEKYRALVAAQNLPNNFISQLGDANTNWQDEIFRKTVSVNHNITLRGSLFKTIPARFSFGVTEQEGALLTSEFDRRNLSLSLNPTFLDNHLKVNLNTNLSYEDNRFADSGQIGAALGYDPTQPVYDPTSPFGGFYQHRNGNTLLLGGSNPVASLLQTNNIGDSERFYGNLNFDYKFHFLPEMKFVLNLGYDKTEGISRNNSVYATNDPIKGNSSFSYQERTNQSLDGFLNYKKDFGIIGTDLTAGYSYQKFTNEGYYTGNQIDPNSFGDTFADPDIVLIGFFGRANFTVAEKYLMTLTYRRDGTSRFSEDNRWGDFYAGALAWKISDEDFLKDSKTISSLKLRAGYGITGQQEIGERDLYLSRYQAGQDNSQYQFGNGVISSLIPSEINPDLKWEETKTLEIGVDYGLFDERITGSLNVFQKDSEDLLFNAPVPDGSNFSNSVVQNIGNLRIQGLEFTINTDVIRKEDFNLNFNFNATLLDREITELAFGQDVTTGGIAGGTGNFVQLFREGESPNSFYVFKQLRDTEGNYIEGAYVDLNGDNIINDEDRYLKENPDADVILGFQTNLEYKGFDFSFNLRANIGNYVYNNVNSARAQYDLLRSNAVLGNIPTSVLDTNFQTTSDVIISDVYVENASFLKMDNITLGYTFKDLSKFISSIRLWGGIQNVFTITEYSGLDPEVFNGIDNTIYPRPRNILIGANFKF
- a CDS encoding RagB/SusD family nutrient uptake outer membrane protein: MKRIIKNISVIAVLMVFTLTSCTEDLNIIPNDDDTLLGSELYEDEAAYERVIAGVYANLALTGTSGPESSNIEGIDAGTSQFGRVLLYLQTLTADQMIWSYENDPGTRELQRNIWTAQNPMILGMYSRTHLTIALANNFLRETTADKLDSRGVSESTRADIIEYRAEARLLRALSYYYMMDLFGKANFGTEANAINTVLPVAERAELFEFIESELLDIESDLVDAGQNQYGRADKGVAYMILAKIYLNAEVYTGTPRYTDCMNYCQQLLSSGYVLATEYKHNFQADNNLNSATGEVIFPIISDGSTTQNYGPTTVMINGSVGSLEVNGAEVGVSEAAWGGAIRVRKEFAQLWEGGNFIDDDRNTIISAERPIGITDISDPNQGYIIQKFSNVSSDGVAGVDQTFVDTDFPLFRLADVHLMYAEAHLRGGGGTITEAVNLVNALRTRANNPNTISTGDLTLPFILDERARELHWEAHRRQDLIRFGLFTGGNYNWAWKGNGSNGIAIPAHLNLFPIPSLSMSSNPNLSQNPGY